The DNA segment AAAATCAAGGCCTCACCTGGGACTTCTCCAGCTTAGCCCTGAGCTTTGTCTCAGGCATTAGTCCAGGACAGCAGACCCCTCTGGACGCTGACTCGGGATGGGGTGCTTAACCCCAACCTGTCTGCTGGCTTCCCAGAGGCGAGTTGTCTCCCTGGGACCTTTATCCTCAAGTCGTCTAAGAGAATGAGAAGGAACTCCTCAGCCTCAGGAGAATGGCCCTGTTTCGGGGGCGGACAGTTGAGGACCATAGGCTTCGAGGTGTTTATAGAGCCACATTTCTGTGTGCTGTGGCCCGATACTGCTGCCCCTAGGAAAGGACAGGTGACCCTGAAGACAGGTGGCTCTGAGCCTCCACATGACATACAAGGAGGCTGGTGGCTCCCCCAGAACCACAAGGAGGCAGATCTCAGTGTTAGCTGAGCTGGAGAGGCCCTGTCACCCGAACCTCTGGCCACCGCTGGCGCGGAGGGCTCTGGAAGCACAGGGTGGTGGCAGGGGAGTGGAGCAGGGATTTGTCAGCATCCCTAGCTGGTGAATGatccttctctccctctgccaGAGGAAATTAACTGATGTTATCAGCTCAGcaattgtttttttcccctcacaaAGGGAAATATATGCAGACCCCTCCAAGAGCAAAGCCGAATCCTCCCCATCTGCGACTGGCTGGAGAGATAAAGGTGGAGGGGGCTCTTCAAGGTCCTCTCAGAAGTCCAGCCATGGCAGTTGGAGACTGGCTTCCAGGACTTGTGGGTAGGGGCCTGTCTCCTAACCCTTTAGATGCGACAGTCCTCCCGCCGTCTGCCTTGAATCCCCCCACTATAGGTAAATCCCATTGCCTCTTCTCCAGGACTTCAGCAGTGCCAGGTGCAGCTTTCTCTGAAGATCCACCTGGCAAGTCACTGGCCTGTCCTAACCTGTTTCCTCACCTTTGGAATCTACAAGTTCATGGGCTATCACAGCCTGGTCTAAAAGAAGCCCTCTAAACACCGTGTGTATTTCCTTGTGGGCCAGGCAAGGCTCTGGGGGTGGGCAGGTGCTATTTGGGTTTGACAAGAGTTTGTTCTGTGCATTCCTTTCCAGGGGACATCCGGAACCTGCTCATCTGGATCAAGAAGAATTTGCTAAAAGAGCGGCCAGAGTTGTTCATCCAGGGAGACAGCGTGTGAGTCCCACTCCTCCCTTCCCTGAAGCAGGTGGAGGGAGGGACGGATATTTGAGCCCCCACCCTCGGGTTCAGTCCTGGCCTTCTCTGAATCCggttctccccttcctcctccctaaCTCTTCCAGCTCTGAGatctgttttcagttttcttgttaCTAAACCGAACtcttgaggattttttaaatccCAGATGAAAGGAGCCTGGtgaatttctcagaaaacttggATTCTGCCCTCTGGTTGCCACAGACTTGCTGTGGGACCTTAGGCGACTTACTTcgcttctctgggcctcagttactCTCTACACAGAAAGTGCTGAGGAAAAAACGTAGCTAGTACAACTGAAGAGctaaatattctgttttatttcattgtaatttaaatagccacatgcagCTAGTAGATTACCATACAGTGCAGCACGGGTCTAGAATTCCAAGGAGTCATTGACTCTGTGCgtgcacacacccatgcacatgcacacacactcactggGGACACCCCATAGAAGCCCAGTGCAGTCTCCTTGGAAAGGACCAGGTTCCAGTTGCCACGAAGTTACTTCTAAAACAAGGCCAGTCCCCCACGTGAAAGGTGGCCGGTGCAGTTGTGAGGCTCGCTTATTTGCCTCGAAGCATAGGTCACTGTCAGGTCCTAAGGGATCAGGCCTAGGGGATCAGCCCTCCTTCAGGTCATGGTCCAGTGGTCCTGGAGGCCACCTCTAAGGCCAGCAGTGCTCCTTGGGCCATTACCAGTGGGAGCCAGGCTAAGCTGCCTGACCAAATGTTGACCTACCCTGCCTTATGCCAGGCAGGACTGCACGTGAGCATTGCCATGTGGCATGGCAACTGATTCGGAAGAGGCAAAACAGCCTTCTCTCCAGGATGGGCATGCAGAGGCCTAAAAAAAAGCCGAAGTTCTTTTCCAGGGCTAACGAGAATAAGATTAGACCCCTGGAAAAGTCCTACTAATGGTTACCATGACAGTGTGGCAAGCACTCCACACATATCAGCTCATTTCGTTTTCGTATAGGCCTTGTGGGTTAGACAGTATCACTTatcccattttcagatgaggaacctGATACTCAGAAACAAAATGACCTGCCCATGGTCTGGGTGGTGGTGCTGGCTGGCATTTGCACCCATTTTCCATCTGGCTACAAAGACCATGCATGACTGACCTGGTTTCCTTCACACTCAGAccagcctccccttcctgggATATCTTTAGCCAGACCCCAGGAGGAAGGCTCCTCAGCACACTCTCCTGCAGCCCAAAGCTCTCAGCCTCTCTTCCTCTGTGCTACTGCCTCCTGCCTCTCACTCCTTGCTACTCACCACCATCTTTCCCACAGGCGGCCAGGAATTCTGGTGCTGATTAACGATGCCGACTGGGAGCTACTGGTCAGTACCTTGGGGgacatccctcccccagcccctgcccttgCTGCTTCAGTGGGAAAGCGTTGGGCCTCTCCTCAGGCACATATAGAGTGGCTGGGTAATCCTCCGCCCCACTCCAGCCCCACACTGAGGCTGCTGGAGTCTCCCACTCCAGGTGAGGAAGGGATGGGTAGCTGGGGACATGGGAGTACTCCTCCATCCTGAAGATTTGCAGGTTGAGGTATAGGATACCCATTTTTCTGGTAGAGTCTGTCTCTTCCAGAGCAGCCAGTCCTCAGCCCCTGTTCTCCCAACTCCTGGGGTGGACCTGGGAAGGTGGCCCTGAGGGTCTCCCGCTCCCCTCTCTCCCGCACCAGGGTGAGCTGGACTACCAGCTTCAGGACCAGGACAGCGTCCTCTTCATCTCCACTCTGCACGGCGGCTGAGGGCCCTTCTCTGGGCCTGGGCACCCTTAGAGGGGAGAACGAAGCAATCAGACATCCCCTTGGGCCCTGCTTCCAGGTCTCCCTGTCCCCCTTGCCTGCCTTCTTCCCTGCTCTGTCCCCTAAGCTCCCTCCAGGCAgggaaaagaggccaggtgctAAAAATGAGCCTTTCTCAAGCACGTGAGCAGCGGAAGGCAGACAGGCGCCAGAGCCCAGCACTCCCTTTTCCAGCAGCTGTGGTGGGGGAGGGTTCCCCTCCAGTTTGTCAAGAGTTGAAGGAGGCTCTGTGGCCAGGTGACCTGGCTGCCTTCCACTCCTTGTACCTCAGTCTAAACATGGAGTGGCCGCTGACAAGGCGCTCCAGCCCCAGAGCCAGCGTCTTCATGGGGAAGATGAATGGACCTGAGTAGCTGAAGGAAGGCCCCTCCCTACCCAAAGACTGGAGGCTTCTCAG comes from the Homo sapiens chromosome 9, GRCh38.p14 Primary Assembly genome and includes:
- the URM1 gene encoding ubiquitin-related modifier 1 isoform a (isoform a is encoded by transcript variant 1), which gives rise to MAAPLSVEVEFGGGAELLFDGIKKHRVTLPGQEEPWDIRNLLIWIKKNLLKERPELFIQGDSVRPGILVLINDADWELLGELDYQLQDQDSVLFISTLHGG
- the URM1 gene encoding ubiquitin-related modifier 1 isoform b (isoform b is encoded by transcript variant 2); translation: MAAPLSVEVEFGGGAELLFDGIKKHRVTLPGQEEPWDIRNLLIWIKKNLLKERPELFIQGDSVRPGILVLINDADWELLVSTLGDIPPPAPALAASVGKRWASPQAHIEWLGNPPPHSSPTLRLLESPTPGEEGMGSWGHGSTPPS